In Gadus macrocephalus chromosome 4, ASM3116895v1, the following proteins share a genomic window:
- the LOC132455623 gene encoding arg8-vasotocin receptor-like: MESLPGNLTGGARDNTSNQTDPFGRNEDIAKIEITVLTVTFLVAVVGNVSVLLAMSRTPRKRSRVHLFIKHLSLADLVVAFFQVLPQLCWEITFRFYGPDILCRVVKHLQVLGMFASTYMMVMMTLDRYIAICHPMQTLQQPTRRAYIMIASTWLCSLALSLPQYLIFSLSEVTAGSEVYDCWGHFVQPWGVRAYITWITTGIFLVPVTVLVLCYGFICRAIWRNVQYKTRKGPVGAGVSNGHRTNGLLGKSSVSSISTISRAKLRTVKMTFVIVVAYVVCWAPFFIVQMWSVWDETFSYADSENTAVALSALLASLNSCCNPWIYMLFSGHLLGEAARCLPCRRRSLRHRRGVAGQQDSDSSVRRTTLLSWLHGPRLSEPFTCREQDPQPQPPPPPPPPHPQPPPAHLRVAPGDLGAPPAGLVVVGAPAPGGM, from the exons ATGGAAAGCCTCCCCGGGAACCTCACCGGCGGGGCGCGCGACAACACCAGCAACCAAACCGACCCGTTCGGACGCAACGAGGACATCGCCAAGATCGAGATCACGGTGCTGACCGTCACCTTCCTCGTGGCCGTGGTGGGCAACGTGAGCGTGCTTCTGGCCATGTCCCGCACGCCGCGTAAACGCTCGCGCGTGCACCTGTTCATCAAGCACCTGAGCCTCGCGGACCTCGTGGTTGCCTTCTTCCAGGTGCTCCCGCAGCTCTGCTGGGAGATCACCTTCCGGTTCTACGGGCCGGACATCCTGTGCCGCGTGGTCAAGCACCTGCAGGTGCTGGGCATGTTCGCGTCCACCtacatgatggtgatgatgacgcTGGACCGCTACATCGCCATCTGCCACCCCATGCAGACCCTGCAGCAGCCCACGCGCCGAGCCTACATCATGATCGCCTCAACGTGGCTGTGCAGCCTAGCGCTCAGCCTCCCGCAGTACCTGATCTTCTCGCTGAGCGAGGTGACCGCGGGCTCCGAGGTGTACGACTGCTGGGGACACTTTGTCCAACCGTGGGGCGTGCGCGCGTACATCACCTGGATCACCACCGGGATCTTCCTCGTGCCCGTGACGGTGCTCGTGCTGTGCTACGGGTTTATTTGCCGCGCGATCTGGAGGAACGTGCAGTATAAGACGCGGAAGGGACCGGTGGGTGCGGGGGTGTCGAACGGCCACCGGACGAACGGACTGCTGGGGAAGAGCTCGGTGAGCAGCATCAGCACCATCTCGCGCGCCAAGCTGCGCACGGTGAAGATGACGTTTGTGATCGTGGTGGCGTACGTGGTGTGCTGGGCGCCGTTCTTCATCGTGCAGATGTGGTCCGTCTGGGATGAGACCTTCTCGTATGCCG acTCAGAGAACACGGCGGTGGCTCTCTCAGCGCTGCTGGCCAGCCTGAACAGCTGCTGCAACCCCTGGATCTACATGCTGTTCAGCGGCCACCTGCTGGGCGAGGCCGCCCGCTGCCTGCCCTGCCGCAGGCGCTCCCTCCGCCACCGCCGCGGCGTCGCCGGGCAACAGGACTCGGACAGCAGCGTCCGCCGCACCACGCTGCTGTCCTGGCTGCACGGGCCCCGCCTCTCCGAGCCCTTCACCTGCAGGGAGCAGGACccccagccgcagccgccgccgccgccaccgccgccgcaccCCCAGCCGCCGCCCGCCCACTTGAGGGTCGCCCCGGGCGATTTGGGGGCCCCGCCCGCGGGACTTGTTGTTGTCGGAGCCCCCGCCCCCGGCGGGATGTGA